Proteins found in one Salminus brasiliensis chromosome 13, fSalBra1.hap2, whole genome shotgun sequence genomic segment:
- the alpk3a gene encoding alpha-protein kinase 3 — protein sequence MTSRRPMTRSYSSNGRSGSQNGEDVPSPRLDSRNYLSNVRPENSNSTYRYSNYKPLRSTFCTVMAHLTEETQPCFETTIKSKAVSEACNVKFTCVVTGYPVPELTWYKDDMELDRYCGLPKYEIFRNGKTHTLHIYNCTVEDAAIYQASARNSKGIVSCSGVLEVGAMSEYKIHQRFFAKLKQKAELKRRDIEESRRRGKENIQHELLGNSQDRVFRKRRLPEGQELGSLSAVQDRLNVDHKYEAIDEKQPAVVDEEVNGFSVETHEPSTNGSQENDTQQLDHVHEKEEIISTKQATKEKSRKKIRISNGFDEAVTNQPNQDSGGGVESEEMSLAKYLAASLQSQAAEEQQRIQAPDITITNTGTIQEKERESEKETEGEWMKTEDLERAQERSRERKGQEKSRKEREKEQFVLEHRVVTVSKDQAPAHKEPEHLHKSALSTVFHSLKDIFFGKGKKLTDTADDVKNASVITAEKEIGPEAHCYPQQGQDSTLEVCGMASSQLVQIEVDQPYQTGDLHVHMEPPLQLPPSLQLKIVSLDLDEQTSGFITDNTQMLPTHETNYNASESSFKEQKRAQEKKGQDARSKTLSLPLIEATDDHTEGNTNENMVEMSCETTGQDCSSPIDQVTQTDGEMHTAAKQDYTADFTQMPEVSLTGSNITDHESIESCPEVHLSQPVSHTSLLVETAPSVLKMQEGYSLIKESVGKDKNTETVEMTDWPTLHETRKECITNVLDELTLEPSMNEWVSPLQESIQENRTSIPTVMTGIVENEQQDVEAFVKVKDIIDGNSCSAKYDARKVDSTKERRKSSVEEEWDMSIIEKKADVIEKKGGNWTGENKNVSSDQASLCTVVQPDISKYTRHSEVEVLEAYLSPSVIDKSKTHTNVQTERYIAESKDPSVTPPIIILPDTRETVIKNVAKMRAVPMIPEIKVTVSEKIKCEEPVSVPRIEALVSEPERVMQPLAQVAHIFRDNEAKIQEPTDDAKREARDDKVVTYAQPVGVTPTQQERNVDWALPDQRTQELQNQEAILRHREDQDQITSGRNRANDITSIPIISIACADDVTPSQGQVQGKPTLNDTVLPDTIGPKMQVYMLPSVSTAHKENTPVNSITNEISQNSLAAILRKVEGDLNHIGSPSRSPETEKSALLNEQNMSDKINLEIQMSSNVHSPLTAKTPDVESDADRVQRDKPAMEKLGLTTPVGPTLPPLSPASLRRLMAKYNPNLESQGPISAISADGNEKKGEESGGSTPTSTLSCESSPKMKRRDSLTLIPSATPEELASGARRKIYLAKTKSEDEGLDTQNKRDSPKMSPSQARRAAFLQLQSGQQTPPMERRSPLFGRRKATSEVSKPKEETSEETSNSNTESKTAEKEKLDPFKAPQVIRKIRGEPFSDASGHLKLWCQFFNVLSDSTITWFKDEEEILKMSRSAGDESQVALAIVQASSKDCGVYGCTIKNEYGTDTTDYLLSEDILAEFFLRDDLEVGEEIEMTPLLFTKGLADPGYWGEKFFGRIMTEEVQIGEGYTHKTSRAKVIYGLEPIFESGSTCIAKVRNPIAYGTKEESNLSERNLEVTKQECKIQNTVREYCKIFAAEARVIDNFGLSLEVIPLYLMYRPANTIPYATVEAALNGVYLKYCLMDNTSRMTTKTSSEVEQKCCTFQHWIHQWTNGNLLVTQLEGVDTKITNIRIATKSKGYQSLTDEGSPKILEQFVAQHQCNYYCGLLGLRPLKLMDSLQQPKVKTSRSPLLARRVGTGSSSPQSQKKGLSSPQTAHKGNSSPKVAKKPAEDGEKHKPVDVSKAVRMQ from the exons ATGACATCCCGGAGGCCCATGACCCGTTCCTACTCAAGCAACGGAAGATCAGGCAGCCAAAATGGGGAAGATGTTCCTTCACCGCGTTTAGACAGCCGAAACTACTTGTCTAATGTTCGGCCTGAAAACAG CAATTCAACATACAGGTATTCAAACTACAAACCATTGAG GAGCACATTTTGTACTGTCATGGCTCATCTGACAGAAGAAACACAGCCATGTTTTGAGACTACCATCAAGTCCAAGGCAGTGTCAGAGGCCTGCAATGTAAAATTCACCTGTGTGGTTACAG GTTACCCTGTACCTGAGCTGACTTGGTATAAAGATGATATGGAACTAGACCGATACTGTGGCCTTCCAAAATATGAAATTTTTCGCAATGGAAAAACTCATACACTACATATCTACAA CTGTACTGTGGAGGATGCAGCCATCTATCAGGCCTCAGCCAGGAACAGTAAAGGCATTGTCTCTTGTTCTGGGGTATTGGAGGTGGGTGCAATGAGTGAGTACAAGATCCACCAGAGGTTCTTTGCCAAACTCAAGCAGAAGGCTGAGCTAAAACGTCGAGATATTGAAGAGAGTCGTCGCAGAGGGAAGGAGAACATTCAGCATGAACTGCTGGGCAACAGCCAGGATCGCGTTTTCAGGAAGCGTAGGTTACCCGAAGGTCAAGAACTTGGCTCACTTTCTGCAGTTCAGGATAGACTAAACGTTGACCATAAATATGAGGCAATTGATGAGAAACAGCCAGCAGTGGTTGATGAAGAGGTAAATGGGTTTTCAGtggaaacacatgaaccaagcaCCAATGGAAGTCAAGAGAATGATACACAGCAGCTCGACCATGTGCACGAGAAGGAGGAAATAATCAGCACAAAGCAGGCCACCAAAGAAAAGAGCAGAAAGAAGATCAGGATATCCAATGGATTTGATGAGGCTGTTACCAATCAGCCCAACCAAGACTCTGGAGGAGGAGTGGAATCTGAGGAAATGAGTTTGGCAAAGTACTTGGCAGCATCCTTGCAATCCCAAGCTGCTGAGGAACAGCAGAGGATCCAGGCACCAGATATCACAATCACCAATACTGGCACCATTCAAGAAAAAGAAAGGGAATCAGAAAAGGAAACGGAGGGAGAGTGGATGAAAACCGAAGACCTGGAAAGGgcacaagaaaggtccagagaaagaaaaggacaaGAAAAAtcaagaaaggagagagaaaaagaacagtttgtCCTTGAACACAGGGTCGTGACTGTGTCTAAGGATCAGGCACCAGCACACAAAGAGCCTGAGCATCTGCACAAGTCTGCCCTCAGCACAGTGTTCCACTCTCTGAAGGATATATTCTTTGGAAAGGGGAAGAAGTTAACTGACACTGCAGATGATGTGAAGAATGCCAGTGTCATAACTGCTGAAAAGGAAATTGGTCCAGAAGCACATTGCTATCCCCAACAAGGGCAAGATTCTACTTTAGAAGTCTGTGGTATGGCCTCATCACAGCTGGTACAAATAGAAGTGGATCAGCCCTATCAAACTGGAGACCTACATGTGCATATGGAGCCTCCCCTGCAATTGCCACCATCATTACAGCTGAAGATAGTGAGCTTGGATTTAGATGAACAAACGTCTGGATTTATCACTGATAATACACAGATGTTACCAACTCATGAGACAAATTATAACGCCTCAGAGAGCAGCTTTAAAGAACAGAAAAGAGCTCAAGAAAAAAAGGGCCAAGATGCTCGGTCCAAAACCCTGTCATTGCCACTGATTGAG GCAACAGATGACCATACAGAAGGCAACACAAATGAGAACATGGTAGAAATGTCTTGTGAGACTACTGGGCAGGACTGTTCTTCTCCCATCGATCAGGTGACACAAACTGATGGAGAAATGCATACTGCAGCGAAACAAGACTATACTGCAGACTTTACCCAGATGCCAGAGGTCTCCCTGACAGGCTCAAATATTACAGACCATGAAAGCATAGAAAGCTGCCCGGAGGTTCACCTTTCACAGCCAGTAAGCCATACTTCTCTTCTGGTGGAAACAGCACCAAGTGTACTGAAGATGCAAGAAGGATATTCTTTAATTAAAGAAAGTGTAGGCAAAGACAAGAACACTGAGACTGTTGAGATGACAGACTGGCCAACTTTACATGAAACCAGAAAGGAATGTATTACAAATGTTCTAGATGAACTCACATTAGAGCCTAGTATGAATGAGTGGGTCTCTCCTTTGCAGGAAAGTATTCAAGAAAATAGAACATCCATCCCTACAGTGATGACTGGCATTGTGGAAAATGAGCAGCAAGATGTAGAAGCATTTGTGAAAGTAAAGGATATAATAGATGGAAATAGTTGCAGTGCTAAATATGATGCAAGGAAAGTTGATAGTActaaagaaaggagaaaatctAGCGTTGAGGAAGAGTGGGATATGAGTATTATAGAAAAGAAAGCTGATGTTATTGAAAAAAAGGGGGGTAATTGGACTGGAGAAAACAAGAATGTTAGCTCAGATCAAGCTTCTTTATGTACTGTGGTACAACCAGATATTTCTAAATATACAAGACATTCTGAAGTGGAGGTACTAGAGGCTTACTTGAGCCCAAGCGTAATAGATAAATCCAAGACCCACACAAATGTCCAGACTGAGAGATACATAGCTGAGTCTAAGGACCCATCTGTGACTCCTCCAATCATTATTCTCCCAGACACAAGAGAAACAGTTATTAAAAATGTAGCTAAGATGAGAGCTGTACCAATGATACCAGAAATCAAAGTCACAGTCTCAGAAAAAATCAAATGTGAGGAACCCGTTAGTGTCCCCAGAATAGAAGCCCTGGTATCGGAACCTGAAAGAGTAATGCAACCACTGGCACAGGTTGCACACATTTTTAGAGATAATGAAGCCAAAATTCAAGAACCAACAGATGATGCAAAAAGAGAAGCAAGAGATGACAAGGTGGTGACTTATGCACAACCTGTAGGTGTTACACCTACTCAGCAAGAAAGGAATGTGGATTGGGCTCTTCCAGACCAGAGAACCCAGGAACTACAAAACCAGGAAGCTATATTAcgtcacagagaagatcaggaTCAGATTACTAGTGGGCGGAATAGAGCAAATGACATTACTAGTATTCCTATAATCAGCATAGCTTGTGCTGATGATGTTACACCTTCTCAAGGGCAAGTACAAGGCAAGCCTACCCTTAATGATACAGTTCTCCCAGACACTATTGGTCCTAAAATGCAAGTTTATATGCTTCCCTCTGTTTCCACTGCACACAAAGAAAACACTCCAGTAAACAGTATAACAAATGAAATTTCACAAAATTCTTTGGCTGCTATACTCAGAAAGGTTGAAGGTGATCTGAACCATATAGGTAGCCCCAGCAGAAGTCCTGAGACTGAAAAATCCGCACTGCTAAATGAGCAGAATATGTCAGACAAAATTAACTTAGAGATTCAAATGAGCTCTAATGTTCACTCACCCTTAACAGCAAAAACACCTGATGTAGAATCTGATGCAGACAGGGTCCAAAGGGATAAACCTGCGATGGAGAAACTTGGCCTAACAACCCCTGTTGGACCTACACTTCCCCCACTTAGCCCAGCTAGTTTGCGTAGGCTTATGGCAAAATATAACCCAAATTTAGAGAGTCAGGGTCCCATTTCTGCCATTTCAGCTGATGGAAATGAGAAAAAAGGGGAAGAAAGCGGAGGTAGCACACCCACATCAACTCTGTCCTGTGAGAGTAGTCCCAAAATGAAGCGTAGAGACAGCCTGACCCTCATCCCGTCTGCCACCCCAGAGGAACTGGCATCTGGGGCCCGTCGAAAGATCTACCTTGCCAAAACTAAGTCTGAAGACGAAGGATTGGACACTCAAAATAAGAGAGACAGTCCAAAAATGTCCCCAAGCCAAGCACGCAGGGCAGCTTTCTTGCAACTTCAGAGTGGACAGCAAACACCACCTATGGAAAGACGTTCTCCCTTGTTTGGGCGTCGAAAAGCCACATCTGAAGTGTCCAAACCCAAGGAAGAGACCTCAGAGGAAACCAGCAATTCAAACACAGAAagcaaaacagcagagaaagagaagctAGACCCATTTAAAG CTCCTCAGGTAATCCGGAAGATCAGGGGAGAACCCTTCTCAGATGCCTCTGGCCACTTAAAGTTGTGGTGTCAGTTTTTCAATGTGCTCAGCGACTCCACCATCACGTGGTTCAAGGATGAAGAAGAGATTCTGAAGATGTCAAGAAG TGCAGGGGACGAGAGTCAAGTGGCGCTGGCCATTGTCCAGGCATCCAGCAAAGACTGTGGAGTGTATGGCTGCACAATCAAGAACGAATATGGCACTGACACCACAGACTACTTACTCAGCGAAGACA TACTAGCAGAATTCTTCTTAAGAGACGATTTAGAAG TGGGGGAGGAGATCGAGATGACACCTTTGCTGTTCACCAAAGGCCTAGCAGACCCAGGATACTGGGGAGAAAAGTTTTTCGGGCGCATCATGACCGAGGAGGTGCAGATTGGGGAGGGCTACACACACAAGACCAGCAGAGCAAAGGTCATATATGGTCTGGAACCGATCTTTGAGTCAGGAAGCACCTGTATCGCAAAAGTAAGAAACCCCATTGCATACGGGACCAAAGAGGAGAGCAATCTGTCTGAGAGAAATCTAGAGGTCACCAAACAG GAATGTAAAATTCAGAACACAGTTCGGGAATATTGTAAAATCTTTGCAGCTGAGGCAAGGGTAATTGACAACTTTGGTTTATCACTAGA AGTGATTCCTTTATATTTGATGTACCGGCCGGCCAACACCATCCCATATGCTACAGTTGAGGCTGCTCTGAATGGGGTCTATTTGAAATATTGCCTGATGGACAACACTAGCAGAATGACGACTAAAACAAGCTCTGAAGTGGAACAAAAATGCTGCACTTTCCAACATTGGATTCACCAGTGGACAAATGGCAATCTGCTGGTCACTCAGCTTGAAG GTGTGGATACAAAGATTACAAACATTAGGATTGCCACAAAGTCCAAAGG GTATCAGAGTCTAACAGATGAAGGTTCTCCAAAGATACTGGAACAGTTTGTGGCGCAGCATCAGTGTAACTACTACTGTGGGTTGCTCGGCTTAAGGCCCCTAAAGCTCATGGACTCTTTGCAGCAGCCAAAGGTAAAGACATCAAGGAGCCCTTTGCTGGCCCGGAGGGTGGGCACTGGCTCATCCAGCCCCCAATCCCAGAAGAAGGGCTTGAGCAGCCCTCAAACAGCCCACAAAGGCAACTCTAGTCCTAAAGTGGCAAAAAAGCCTGCTGAAGATGGAGAAAAGCACAAACCAGTGGACGTTTCAAAAGCTGTTAGGATGCAGTAA
- the slc28a1 gene encoding sodium/nucleoside cotransporter 1 translates to MRPYSVVEKEDFRERLHTLKRLQLLAHQVETTEVDTDGIQLKSVTNGNAHGVDNPAFQAEGENLSDHQHDIEEEETKKYKSIVSKLYKPIMATENVLKAHSRIIRYIALGILAAGYVAYFVAACWLNFQRAIALVVLTSVTVFFTVYDLVKKYKGDSIKRFFKPALRCFKTNIRWIKWVFIVVVVGLLVAWLVVDTSKRPEQLVSFGGVCLFILGLFIFSAHRNAVRWRTLLWGLGLQFTIGLFVIRTTPGYVAFNWLGAQVQTFLNYTQAGSTFVFGALVKAGIFAFQALPIVIFFSSVMSVLYFLGVMQWIIIKISWIMQITMGTSPTESLSVAGNIFVGQTEAPLLIRPYLKDMTKSEIHAVIVGGFATIAGSVMGAFISFGIDPSSLIAASVMAAPCALAVAKLSYPETEESKYKSEDEIKVDGGGEQNILEAASAGASASIGLVANIAANLIAFLAILDFINAALKWLGGMVGKPDITFELICSYVFMPVAFMMGIPVEESFTVAELIGTKLFLNEFIAYEKLSKLKNNRLNGITEVGQFISVRSEIISTYALCGFANFSSLGIVIGGLSSICPSRKSDISALVLRALFTGTCVSLINACVAGILFVPPLDCIKVFKDSVFNSTSANIQNCCYNVFDSALNNGTQIYFEGSWSMVKNATVYFTECCRLFNETKCI, encoded by the exons TGGATACTGATGGTATTCAGTTGAAAAGTGTTACCAATGGAAATGCACATGGAGTGGACAATCCAGCATTTCAAGCTGAG GGGGAGAATTTATCAGATCACCAGCATGATATTGAAGAGGAGGAAACTAAAAAGTACAAGTCAATCGTGAG TAAACTATACAAACCAATCATGGCCACTGAAAACGTCCTAAAGGCCCACTCTAGAATCATCAGGTACATTGCCCTTGGAATACTTGCTGCAG gctATGTGGCATACTTCGTTGCTGCTTGCTGGCTGAATTTCCAGAGGGCTATTGCTCTTGTTGTTCTTACCAGCGTGACAGTGTTCTTCACTGTATATGATCTTGTAAAGAAGTACAAGGGTGACAGTATAAAGCGGTTCTTCAAGCCTGCTCTGAGATGCTTTAAAACCAATATCAGGTGGATAAAGTG GGTGTttatagtggtagtagtgggaCTACTGGTAGCATGGCTGGTAGTAGATACAAGCAAGCGGCCGGAGCAGCTTGTCTCCTTTGGTGGCGTCTGCCTCTTCATCTTGGGCTTGTTCATCTTTTCTGCACACAGAAATGCG GTGCGCTGGAGGACGCTTCTCTGGGGTCTTGGTCTTCAATTTACCATTGGCCTGTTTGTTATAAGGACAACGCCAGGTTATGTAGCTTTCAACTGGCTCGGAGCTCAAGTTCAG acatttttgaaCTACACCCAAGCTGGCTCAACTTTTGTCTTCGGTGCTCTAGTCAAAGCAGGAATCTTTGCGTTTCAG GCTTTGCCTATAGTGATTTTTTTCAGCAGTGTTATGTCAGTCCTGTACTTCCTAGGAGTGATGCAGTGGATAATAATTAAG ATTTCTTGGATAATGCAGATAACAATGGGAACCTCTCCTACAGAGTCACTGAGTGTTGCAGGGAATATCTTTGTTGGGCag ACAGAGGCACCACTGCTGATTCGTCCCTATCTAAAAGACATGACGAAGTCTGAGATCCATGCGGTCATAGTTGGAGGTTTTGCTACCATTGCTGGTAGTGTAATGGgagctttcatttcatttggg ATTGATCCATCTTCGCTGATTGCTGCCTCTGTGATGGCTGCACCATGTGCATTAGCTGTGGCCAAACTCTCGTACCCCGAAACTGAGGAGAGCAAGTATAAATCTGAGGATGAGATCAAAGTGGATGGCGG GGGTGAACAAAATATCTTGGAGGCTGCAAGCGCAGGAGCATCTGCTTCTATTGGACTTGTGGCTAACATAGCTGCTAACTTGATTGCATTTCTTGCCATTTTGGATTTCATCAATGCAGCTTTGAAATGGCTGGGAGGCATGGTGGGAAAACCAGATATCACTTTTGAG CTCATCTGCTCGTATGTATTCATGCCTGTGGCCTTCATGATGGGTATACCAGTGGAAGAGTCCTTTACAGTGGCTGAACTCATCGGAACAAAACTCTTCCTCAATGAATTTATAGCTTATGAGAAGCTGTCAAAGCTGAAAAATAACAGACTAAATGGCATCACAGAAGTCGGGCAGTTTATCTCA gtcaGATCAGAAATCATCAGCACCTATGCTTTGTGTGGTTTTGCCAACTTCAGTTCACTTGGAATTGTCATTGGAGGCCTGT CCTCTATCTGTCCCTCAAGGAAAAGTGACATATCTGCTTTAGTGCTAAGAGCCTTGTTCACAGGCACATGTGTTTCACTGATTAATGCTTGTGTTGCTG GTATTCTTTTTGTTCCTCCACTGGACTGTATAAAGGTGTTTAAGGATTCTGTCTTTAATTCCACCAGTGCTAACATTCAAAACTGCTGCTACAATGTTTTTGACAG TGCTCTGAACAATGGAACACAGATTTATTTTGAGGGATCTTGGAGCATGGTGAAAAATGCTACTGTTTACTTCACTGAATGTTGCCGTCTCTTTAATGAAACAAAGTGCATATAG